GCCTGCTGCCCGTTCTCCAGGTTCGCGCTGGTGACCTCGACGGGGAACTCGGTCCCGTCGGTGCGCCGGGCGACCATCCGGGCGGGCTTGGTCCGGCCCCGCGGGTCCCGCTGACCGGGCCGCCGCATGGAGCCGGGGATCAGCCGGGAGTCGAACTGGGGCAGCAGATCGAGCAGACCGCGCCCCACGAGCGCGGTCCCCGGCGTTTCGAAGGCCTCCAACGCGATGGTGTTGGCGTTGACGACGGTTCCGTTGGCGTTGACCAGGACCAACGCGTCCGGCAGAGCGTCGAGTATGGCTGCGAGGCGAGCAGCGCCTCGGGATGGCCTGCTGCTCACGAGACGCTTCCTCCCTGTTACCGCACCTTGCCGACCGCTCGGGCCATCTTGCCAACCGGCCCGCGGCGTGTCACGCGAGGGAGTCTATGCGCACGTGTTGTGCCGGGGGCGCCGGATGAGAGGGAGGTCCCACGAGGAAGTGACGCCGATGCGGTGACGACCGGACCTTTGGCCCAGGCTCAGGTGACCTTCGGCAGCAGCGGCACCAGCCGGTCCCAGCGGGCGATCTCGCACCCGTTCCCGCGCCCGAAGGAGGCGTCGACGGGCCGCCCGGCCCACCGCCCGGTGACCCGCGCGGTGGCGGGCCCGCCGGAGATCATGCTGCACACGCTCCCGGGGGGCACCGGCGCGAACACGTCCCGCCCCCACTGGGTCTGCGCGTCAAGCCCGCGACAGGCACCCTCCACGTCCGGGTGATGCCCGCCGCCGGGATGACAGAACAGTTCGTACGTCCCGTCCCGCCCGGCCCCGGCGTGCCGGACGACGACGGTGAGGTGATCACCGCCCGGCACGGTGCCGGCCGCCGCGGCGGGCACGGCGGCCAGCGCCACGGCGGACAGGGACGCGGAGACGGACAAGGCCACGGAGGCGGCCACGGACACGGACGCGGTGACGGGGACGGCGACGGCGGCGGCGAGCCCCGCCCGGATCCTCCGCCACCCCCCGCCCGGCACTCCCGAGAGAACAGAACCCATGCCTCCCTCAACGCCCGACCGCCGCAGACGTTGCGCGCCACCCCGGCACGAGAAGCCCTTTGCCCTGCGGCCCGCCTGCCTAGTACCGTGGGGGTCGATTGGTGACGGGGCCCTCGGCTGTGTCATCATCTGCACGCACCACTCGCGCGCTCGCGTGAGCGGTTGTGCTGGAGGCGTCGCCTAGTCCGGTCTATGGCGCCGCACTGCTAATGCGGTTTGGGCCTTAAAGCCCATCGAGGGTTCAAATCCCTCCGCCTCCGCCCCAACCGAAGCCCCGGTCCCTGTGGACCGGGGCTTCGTCGTTCCCGCCGTTCACTCCCCCCACCTCCCCCATCCTGGGCGTTTCCGCAGGTCAGAGGGGGTGAGCCAATCGGATTTCACATGACGGCGGCAGTCATGTAATGTTCTTCCTGTCGCCGGGACGGGCCGAAAGGAACCGAAACGGAGACAAGAACAAAAGAACAAGCACTCGTAGCTTAACGGATAGAGCATCTGACTACGGATCAGAAGGTTGCAGGTTCGAATCCTGCCGAGTGCACACAGAACAGAGGCCCCGGAGAGATCCGGGGCCTCTGGCGTTGGTTCGCTTTCGCGCTCAGGTCTCCGACGGACGGATGTCGTCCAGGCTGCCGACGATCGTCACCGGGGTCGGGTGGGCGGGTGTGGGGACCTGGATGAGGATCGGGACGTAGACCACGTCGCCGTGCCGGTACTCGGCCTTCCATGAATGCCGGTAACACACGGTCGCGTCGGGACTGCGGTGTGTCGCGTAACACCGGACCGCCGACTCCGTGGGTCCGGGCCGCGGTTCCTGTGCCGGGGAGAATGCCGTGCAACACAGGGCGGCGGCCAGGAGGTTGACGCTCAGTAAGGCTGCTTTCCGCATCGGTCCACCCCTTTCGCGGATACCCGTCAGCGTTTCGGATCGTGGAGTTTGCGGGCGGCTTCCTGCCGGGAGTGGACGCCGAGTTTCGCGAGTACCGCGCCCACGTGGTGCCCGGCGGTCTTGCGCGTGATGTAGAGGCGGGCGGCGATCTCGGCGTCCGACATGCCTTCGTGCAGCAGCTTGAGCACGTCCATCTCCCGGACGGTCAGCCCGTACGGATTGGCCAGGGTGGCCGCCCGCGGGCCGCGCCGGATCGGGCGGACGCCGCGGGCACGCATCACGGCGCGGGTACGCGCCACGACCGGCCGGGCGCCGAGCGCCTCGAAGGCGGCCAGAGCCTGGTGCAGCGCCGGGGCGTCACCGGACAGCCGGACCAGCGCGGCCTGGTACGCGCAGCCGAGCCCGTCCCATTGCTCCGCCGCACCGGCCCAGTCGCCGGCCAGTTCCAGCGCGTAGGGTCCCGCTGCGGGAACCGGCCGGGGTGTTCCTCCGGCACGGCGGACCCAGCAGGCCAGGGGCCCGGACAGCCAGGGGTGGTCCCGCTCGGCCAGGGCGTCCAGACCGCGTTGCGCCTCCGTGCGCACCCGGTCGAGGTCGCCGCCCAGCCAGGCCGCCTCGACTCGGGCCTCCCACCCCAGGCCCGTGTCCAGCAGGCAGCCCGGGTCGACCGAGCCCGCCGCCTGCTCCAGCAGGGGCCATGCCCGGGCCTTGCCCTGGCGGGCCCGCACCAGGCCCAGGACGGTCAAGGCCAGGGCCCGGGCGACGGGTGGCGGGCCGGGGTGGCAGAGGACTCCCTGCGCGGTGTCGGCGGCCTGGGCCCACAAGCCCCGGGCCAGCAGTCCCCAGCTGCCCCAGGCCCTCGTGCACAGCAGGTAGGACAGCAGGTCGTGATCGAGGCAGTAGGCCTCCGCCCGGTTCACGGCCGCGGTGGTCCGGGCGGCATCGCGCCGGAGCGCGGCGAACCAGCACATGGCGAGCGCCAGGAAGCCCGCGTCCTCCGGCAGGTCCTGCGCCATCGCGCTGGACATGGCAAGTTCGCATTCCTCCCAGCCGGAGCCGTTGCTCAGCATGTCCGCCGCCGCGGCATGGAAGCGGGCCTGGACGACCACTCCCGCGTCGCCGAAGCGCTCGCCCAGAGCGATCGCCTTCTCGGCGTACGCGGTGGTCACCCGCGTTTCCTCGTGCCGGTAGCAGGCGAGCTGACAGAGGTTCAGGTACGCCCGGGCCAGTTCCCGGCCGGGCCCCAGTCCTTCGAGCACCCGTACCGCCTCCAGGCCGGTCCGTCCGGCCTCCGCGGTCAGCCCGAGCGGCCACAGCCAGCAGGACAGCCGGCGCAGGTCCTCGCCCTCGCGCAGCCGGTCGCCCAGGGCGCGGCGCAGCTCCAACGCCGTACGGCGAGAGGCGATTCCCTCGTCCAGCCTGCCGGAGAGCCCACACGCGTGCGAATGGCCCTCCAGGAGGGAGGCCCTTCGGTCGAGCGGCAGGGGGTCGGCGTACCGCAGGGCGCGGGCGTACTGGGCGGCCGCCTCCCGGTGCGCGCCCGATGCGGCGGCATGCGCGGCCGCGTCGGGCGCGTACTCCAACACGGCGGCCGGGTCCCCGGCGCCCTCGGCGTGATCGGCCAGCAGCGCCAGATCGTCCGCGGCGACCGGACCGGACCGCATCGCCGCCAGTACCTGCCGGTGCACCCGCAGACGGCAGGCGGCGGGGACGGACTCCAGCACCGCCTGCCGGGTCAGCTCATGACGGAACTCGGCCACCTGTCCGTCGGTCCGTACGATCCCGCCGGCCACGGCGTCATCGAGCGCCGCCTCCGAGGCGGGCAGCAGGTCGGCCAGCAGCGCCAGCGGGACCCGGCGCCCCAGGACCGCCAGCACGTCGACGACTCCGCGCGCCGCGGCGGACAGCCCGGCCAGGCGGCCGGCGACGGCCTCGCGCACCGTTGCGGGGATGGGCTCCTCAGGGGAGTTCAGCATCGCGGTGACGATGAACGGGTTGCCGGCGGAGTCCTGGTGCAGCCGCTCGGCGTCGACGGTGTGTCCGCGGGCCAGCCGGGCCACGGCCCGACGGCTCAACGGGGCCAAGTCGTGGCGGTACACCCACGGGTACCCGGCCAGGGTGCCCAGGAGCGCGGTCACGGTGTGGGTGCGGCCTATCTCGTCGTCGCGGTAGGTGGCCACCACCAGCGCCGGAACGCCGGGCAGACGTCTGGCCAGATAGCGCAGCAGGTCCATGGTGGTCTCGTCCGCCCAGTGGACGTCCTCCACGACCAGCAGGCTGGGGTAGGAGGTCAGGTCGGCGAGCAGCGCGTCGAACACCTCGTCGGGACGACAGGTGCCGACCAGCGCCCCGCTCAGGGCCGTCCGCACCGGCCGGCCCAGACGCGGGGCCAGGTCGGTCAGAGGGCCGAAGGGGCGGGGGGCGGACAGCGGGTCACAGGCGCCGACCAGTATCCGGATCCGGGGATCGGCGAGCTGGGCCAGGCGGTTGACGACGCTGGTCTTGCCGATGCCGGCCTCGCCGCGTACGAGTGCCAGTCGTCCAGGGCCGACCGCGGCCGCCCGGAGGTGACCGGTGAGGTCCTGTAGCACGGCCTCTCGCTCTAGCAGGTCCATCACCACTCATTTTCTCTCCGCGACCGGAGCCGCGCAAAAGATCCAAGCGGATCAAGACGGCTCGACAGGTGGGGTGATGCGGGGAATCCGGACTGGCACGTGGGGTGTGCCGGGGCGGAACTTGGGGTGCCCGCCCGATGTGTCCCCGACCGCGGCGGATGCATGCTGGCGGAAAGCGCACGCCTTGGTGTTCCGGTTGCCAATTCCCGAGATTTCGGCGGCTGGTTGCGGGCGAATCGGTGCGACTATCCGGACTCATCGAAAAGAGATCGTGATGCTCAAGAAGGTTGCAAAGCGTACGGCGGTGCTGACCGCATCGGCCGCTCTGGCAGCAGGGGGCGCCCTGGTCCCCTCCACCGCGTTCGCGGCTCCGACGCCGACAGTCGCTCACGTGACGACGCCGAATGACAACGGCGGCGGAAACAACAACAACAATAACAACAACAACGGCCGGGGCAGGCACCACCACAACAACAACAATAACAACAACAACAACAACGGTCGGGGCGGGAACAACAACAACAACAATAACAACAACGGTCGGGGTGGGAACAACAACAACAACAATAACAACAACGGTCGAGGTGGGAACAACAACAATAACAACAACAATAACGGCGGGCGGGGTGGCAACAACAACAATAACAACAACAACAACGGCGGAGGCGGGAACAACAACAATAACAACAACAACAACGGCCGGGGCGGGAACAACAACAACAATAACAACAACAACGGCGGAGGCGGAAACAACAACAATAACAACAACAACAACGGTGGGGGCGGGAACAACAACAATAACAACAACAATGGTGGGGGCGGCAACAACAACAATAACAACAACAACGGCTGAACTTCACAGCCCGGCGGCCGATGGAAGTCCACTCGGTCGCCGGGCTGTTCCGTGTCGACGCTGCTGAAGAGGCTTCAGCTCCCTATCGGGATCGGCGTCTCAGCTCTGGTGGCAGTTGATGTTCTGGTTTCCGGTGAAGGTGTTGCCCGATCCGACCTGCCCCTTCGGGTAGCAGACCTGGAAGTTGAAGAGGGACTTGCCCAGGAGCGGGAGGAGCCCCGTCACGTTTCCCTGGGTCTGGCTGTCGCCGTTGTTGTTGTTATTGTTGTTGTTCGTGCCACCCCCGTTGTTGTTATTGTTGTTGTTCGGGCCGCCTGCGTTGTTGTTGTTATTGTTGTTGTTGGTGGTCTGGGTTCCGGTGGGGGTGTCGCCCTGGCCGGTCGACCCCATCGTGTAGGGCATTCGCAGGAGCGGAATGCTGTCCAGAACCGAGAGGAGACCCCCGTCGCTTTGGGCCTGGGCGCCGGCGGCGCTGAAGAGAATTGCCGCGGTGGCAGCGGCGCTGATCGTGGCAAAACGCTTGGCGAGCTTCACTCGGCCGACCTTTCCTCGTCTCTGGTGCCGAATCTCGGGCTTTAGTGGTCAGGATGACGAACCGCGGGCGCCGAACGATTACCAGGCACGCTGCGGCGCCCGCGTTTTCCCCCGTACAGCCCCAGAATTCCTGCTCGGTCCTCGTGGCGCGGCTGAGTACCGCTCCTCATGGCGCCCGTTCGCCCGTTCGGGGAAACTGGCGGCATGGATCTGCCCGTCGCCCCGCCGGCCTTCGACGCGACCACCGGTCCGGGGGCACACCGCCGTGCCGACCTCGGTGCCGACATCGGGGTCGGCTGCGCGCTGCTGCTCCTGGAGCTGATCGCCCTGGCGGGGATCTTCTGGCTCTGGTTCCTGACCGGGTTCGACCTCGACCCGGCCGAGACCGCCACCGCCGCCCCGCTGTGGCCCTACCTTGCGGCCGTCGGCGGGGTCGGCGTGCTCGCCGTCGTGGCGACCGCGATCGCCGCGCGGGCGGGGGCCCTCGTCACCGTGGTCACCCAGGCGGTCGTGGTCGTGCTGACCGCGGTCGTCGTGTTCGGCGGCGCCACGGCGCAGTCCCACCAGGACCGGCTGTGCCGTGACACGCCCTCGGCCGCCGGCTGCCGGGACGACCGTTAGCCGCAGCGGTACCGCCGGGCGTGCTCAGGCGGTCACCCGTGCCGATCCGGGGGCGCGCGCCAGGAGCGAGAGGTGGAGGCACCCCGCGAGAAGGCAGACGGCCGAGACGCCCGCCAGCAGTGCCGGGGCGTGGCGGGCGGGGACGAAGAAGCCCGTCGTGAAGCTGAGGAAGAGGGACGCGTTCAGGATCCAGTTGAAGGCGGCCCAGGCGTGCGGCTGGGCCTCGGCCGGTATGCCCGACCAGATGACGCGGGTGAGGAGGAGGTTGAAGACGCCGTTGCCGATGCCGCCCAGGGCGAAGGTGGCGGCGGCGGTCCAGAAGGGCAGGCCGAGGCTCGGGAGACCGAGCGCCAGGGCCACCAGGACGTTGGCGAGGGGGAGGAGGAGGCGGACGCCCGTGAGGCGCCTCGGCGTCGCCGCCGCCGTGACCATGGAAGCCACGGCCCAGCAGGCCAGCACCACGCCGAGCCCGTTCGCGTCGTACCCGGGCGTCCGGGCCAGCATGAAGGGGCCCGACACGCCCTCCAGGCTGGTGGTGAGCAGCATGGTGCTCACGCAGACCAGGCCGAGGGCGCCGAACGCGCCGGGGGACAGCAGCCGGCGGAAGCCCGCGGTGGCGCTGCGGTGGGCCGGCGCGCCGTCCTCCGGGATTCTCGGGGACCACGCCACGGCCAGGACGAGCAGGAAGGTCAGGGCGTCCAGCGCGAAGGCCGGGCCCGGCCCGGAGAAGCCCACCACGACGCCGGCCAGAACCATGCCCAAAGCACCGGCGCCCGCCTTCGACACCGCCCACCACTTGGCCAGTTCGGCCTGCCGCCCGTCGCTCAGCGCATGCAGGAGCGAGCGTGAGAACGGCATGGTCAGGGCCTCGCAGGACGCGGCGACGAGGACACCGGCCAGGACGACCGTCCGGTCGCCGGCCGTCGCGGCCGCGACGGCGAACGCCGCCACCTGCCCGATCAGCCCGGCCCGCCACGCGGTCCGGGAACGGAGCCAGCCCCGGGAGCTGACCAGCGGGGTCAGCACCAGGACCGGAACCGTCTGGGCGGCCAGCACGGCGGCGAGGAACGTCGTCGACCCCGTCCGCACCGCGATGAGCGCGTACGCCACCTGGACCAGCTTGTCGCCGAACTCCGAGGCGGACAGGGCGAGAAGAAGTCTGACGAGCCCGGCTGGACAGGCGCCGGAACGGGCTGACAACGCTGCCGCCTCCCACCCTCGGAGAAATGACAGGGGAGGCTATCCCGCGCCCGGCCGGCGGCGCTCGGAATTTCCGGCCCCGGTTCGGCACTCCCGCGCCGGAGGCCCGTCTCCCGGGACCGCTGTCAGACCCACCCCCTACCCTCACGAGTGATGGCAACCATGTGGCGGTGTTCCGGGCTCCGCTGGTCCGAAGAAGGGCCCGTGCTCGGCTGGGAAGGCGGGCGGAGCAGCCGCCTGACCTGGGGGAAGCGCGTCGCCTTCGGCGTGCCGGAAGGGGGCCTGCGGACCTGCGTCGGGGCGCGGGGCCATGCCTGCCCGGTGCGGGCACCCGTGTCCCCGCGCGCCACCGGCGCCCGCTGTGAGGAGTGCGCGCGTCTGGACCGGGCGCACTCCGTGGCCGCCGACACGATCGCCGACGACCCCCGCCCGTACCGCGTCTACCTCGCCTGGTTCGGGCCCGGCATGGTCAAGGTCGGGAT
This Streptomyces misionensis DNA region includes the following protein-coding sequences:
- a CDS encoding DUF6234 family protein — encoded protein: MDLPVAPPAFDATTGPGAHRRADLGADIGVGCALLLLELIALAGIFWLWFLTGFDLDPAETATAAPLWPYLAAVGGVGVLAVVATAIAARAGALVTVVTQAVVVVLTAVVVFGGATAQSHQDRLCRDTPSAAGCRDDR
- a CDS encoding SSI family serine proteinase inhibitor, which encodes MGSVLSGVPGGGWRRIRAGLAAAVAVPVTASVSVAASVALSVSASLSAVALAAVPAAAAGTVPGGDHLTVVVRHAGAGRDGTYELFCHPGGGHHPDVEGACRGLDAQTQWGRDVFAPVPPGSVCSMISGGPATARVTGRWAGRPVDASFGRGNGCEIARWDRLVPLLPKVT
- a CDS encoding ATP-binding protein, yielding MDLLEREAVLQDLTGHLRAAAVGPGRLALVRGEAGIGKTSVVNRLAQLADPRIRILVGACDPLSAPRPFGPLTDLAPRLGRPVRTALSGALVGTCRPDEVFDALLADLTSYPSLLVVEDVHWADETTMDLLRYLARRLPGVPALVVATYRDDEIGRTHTVTALLGTLAGYPWVYRHDLAPLSRRAVARLARGHTVDAERLHQDSAGNPFIVTAMLNSPEEPIPATVREAVAGRLAGLSAAARGVVDVLAVLGRRVPLALLADLLPASEAALDDAVAGGIVRTDGQVAEFRHELTRQAVLESVPAACRLRVHRQVLAAMRSGPVAADDLALLADHAEGAGDPAAVLEYAPDAAAHAAASGAHREAAAQYARALRYADPLPLDRRASLLEGHSHACGLSGRLDEGIASRRTALELRRALGDRLREGEDLRRLSCWLWPLGLTAEAGRTGLEAVRVLEGLGPGRELARAYLNLCQLACYRHEETRVTTAYAEKAIALGERFGDAGVVVQARFHAAAADMLSNGSGWEECELAMSSAMAQDLPEDAGFLALAMCWFAALRRDAARTTAAVNRAEAYCLDHDLLSYLLCTRAWGSWGLLARGLWAQAADTAQGVLCHPGPPPVARALALTVLGLVRARQGKARAWPLLEQAAGSVDPGCLLDTGLGWEARVEAAWLGGDLDRVRTEAQRGLDALAERDHPWLSGPLACWVRRAGGTPRPVPAAGPYALELAGDWAGAAEQWDGLGCAYQAALVRLSGDAPALHQALAAFEALGARPVVARTRAVMRARGVRPIRRGPRAATLANPYGLTVREMDVLKLLHEGMSDAEIAARLYITRKTAGHHVGAVLAKLGVHSRQEAARKLHDPKR